DNA sequence from the Nisaea sediminum genome:
TGGGGGTGGGACTTTACAAAGGCAGCTAATAAACCAGCCTGGGGGGGGCCGGCCCCGGCTTTGGGGACCCGCCGTTTCTATTTCGCCGAGACGAGTGTGGAGGATAGCCGGTGGGCCGGTTGAACCGAGATACGCTGATAGCGCTTGTGCTCCTGGTCTTCTGCGGGGTCATGTTCTCCGCCAGTTTTGAGATCGAGGTCACGAATTACGGGACCATGCAGTCGAGCGTCTGGCCGCAGGTCGTGCTCGTCGTTCTGACGGTCTTCAGTCTCGGACTGCTCGGTCAGAGCATTGTGAAACCGCGCACTGTCGAAGCTTCGGCGGAAGCCGTGCCCGGCGGGCTCGGGCGGTTCCGAAACGCGCTCATCGTCTATGCACTGTTCTTTCTGTTCCTGCTGTCCCTTGATCTTTTGGGTATGCTGCTCGGCGGCATCGGCTTCGTTTTCCTCGCGCTGACCCTTCTCGGCGAGCCCAGCCTGAAGCGCGTTCCGCTCCATCTTCTCATCGCGGTGGCGATGGTCGGCATCATGTGGAGCATCTTCACCTTCGGTCTCGGCGTGCTGCTGCCGGACGGCGAACTTCTGCAGCTGAACTGAGGAGCGCGCGATGCTTGACCATATTCTCTACGCCTTCTCCGACGTCTTCGCGGTCTGGAACCTCGCCCTGATGACGATCGGGGTGACCGCCGGCCTGATCGCCGGCGCCATTCCCGGTTTCACCATCGCCATGGCGATCGTCCTGACGCTCCCGTTCACCTTCGGCCTCAGCCCGGTCGAAGGGCTCGCCACCATGATCGGCGTCTTCGTCGGCGGTCTCTCCGGCGGTCTGATGTCCGGCATGCTGACCGGTATTCCGGGAACCCCGTCTTCGATCGCGACCACCTTCGACGGCTTCCCCCTCGCGCGCGGCGGAAAGCCGGGCTTCGCGCTGGGGCTGGGTGTCTGGTCTTCCTTCTTTGGCGGTCTGATCAGTGCCGTGCTTCTCGTGACCCTGGCCCCGAGCCTCGCCGTCATCGGCCTGGAATTCGGACCCTGGGACTATTTCTCGCTCGTGCTTTTCGCGCTGACCATCACCGCCAGCCTCTCCGGCGAGAATCTCATGAAAGGGATGATCGCGGGCGCGCTCGGCCTCTTCATCGGCACGGTCGGCGAGGACGAGGTCAACGGTGTCGCGCGGTTTACCTTCGGTATCGACGACCTCGAGTCCGGTTTTTCCTTCCTGCCGGTCCTGATCGGCCTTTTCGCCTTCAGCCAGCTGCTCTCCGATATTCAGGACCGGGTGAAGGCCCGAGAGCCGCTGATGGATCTCAGCGGTACGGACGGACGGGTCCGGGTCGAGCATCTGGCGGCGATCCGCACCATCTTCTCGCGATGGACCAACCTTGTGCGCTCCTCCCTCATCGGCGTCTTCACTGGAGTGCTGCCGGCCGCTGGCGGATCGATCTCCAATATTCTCGCCTATGACCAGGCAAAGAAGGCATCGAAGACCCCGGAGAAATTCGGCACCGGCATCCCGGATGGCATCATCGCCCCGGAATCCTCCAATAACGCCACCGCCGGCGGCGCGCTGATCACCATGATGGCGCTGGGCATTCCGGGAGACATCGTCACCGCCGTGATGCTCGGCGCCCTGCTGATCCACAACGTGCAGCCGAGCCCGACCTTCATCAGCGACAATCCGGATCTTGCCTACGCGATCTTCATCGCTTTCTTCCTCGCGCATTTCATCATGATTGCGATGCAGTCGGTGACGCTGAAGCTGTTCCTGCTGGTGACCCGGATCCCGATGTATGTGCTGGCAGCCGTGATCCTCGCCTATTGTGCGATCGGCGTCTTCGCGCTCAACAACATCGTCTACGACATCTGGGTGCTGTTCTTCTTCGGTGTGGCCGGCTACATCCTGCGCCTGCTCGGCTTCCCGCTGGCGCCGATCATTCTCGGTGTCGTGCTGGGGCATGTGGCAGAGCTGAACCTGTCGCGGGCGCTCTCGATCGACAGCGATCTGATGCTGTTCCTCAGCCGCCCCTGGTCGCTCTTCTTCCTCGTGGTCGCGGCCTTTTCGATCGCGTTCCCGTGGTACCAGAAGCTGCGCGGCACGCAGTCCTGGACGCTGGCTTATGTCCCGGCGCTCCTCGCCGGGGTCGCGGTCCCGATGTTCATGATGGAGGGTGTCGTCCGTCCGATTATCGGTGTGGCGTTGCTCGCGGTTTCCGCCTATCTTCTCTGGAGAAGTGCGAAAGCCGGATGGAAAGTGGCGCCCGAAGGCGACCATGAGGTCCATCTCGAAGAAACCTGAGCCGCAGCGGCTCGCATCCGGATCCGTCCGGGAGCGGGCCGCCCTGCGTCCGCAGAGGCCACGCACGGCTCTAGTCCTGCCCCGTCCGGGGCGATGCGTAACCACATTTATCTCAAGGTGACGTCGTGGAAATCCGCCATCCTTATCTCATGTTCCTGGGCGATGCGCCCGATCAGCTCGCAGCCAAGACCGCGAATGGCGTGAAGGTCTGGCGCCCCGAATGGTGCCTCGGTCAGCTGCGTCTGCCCGGCTGCAAGGCCGATCTGAAACTTCCCGACATGACCATCGAGGAAGCCGCCGCTGCCGGCGTGAAGACCGTGATCCTCGGCGTCGCCAACCGCGGCGGCGTGATCGGCGAAAGCTGGATGGTCGAGCTCGAGAAAGCCCTCGACCTCGGCATGGAGATCGCGAGCGGCCTGCACACCAAGATCGCGACGATCCCGGCGCTGGCGGAGAAGGCCAAGGCCAAGGGGCTCGGCCTCTACGACGTGCGCCATCCGAAGGGCAATTTCTCCGTCGCGAACGGCAAGAAGCGCTCCGGCAAGCGGCTGCTGCCGGTCGGCACCGACTGTTCGGTCGGCAAGATGTTCACCGCGCTCGCGATCGAGAAGGAACTTCACAATCGCGGTGTGAAGGCGACGTTCCGCGCGACCGGGCAGACCGGCATCTTCATCGCCGGCTCCGGCGTTTCCGTGGATGCGGTGGTCGCAGACTTCATCTCGGGCGCCGTCGAGGACCTGGCCCCGGCCAATGACGCCGATCACTGGGATCTGGTCGAAGGTCAGGGCTCTCTCTTCCACGCCTCCTATGCCGGCGTGACCATGGGCCTGATCCACGGCGCCCAGCCGGACGCGATGGTGCTCTGCCACGAGGCGAACCGTCCGCACATGCGCGGCCTGCCGGAATATCCGGTGCCGAGCCTGAGCGAGTGCATCCCGTACTATCTGCAGGCGGCCCGCCTGACCAACCCGGATGCGAAATTCGTCGGCGTCTGCATCAACACCTCAAGCCTCGACGATGCCGCTGCGGAGGAGTTCCTGAAGCAGGCGAGCGACGAAACCGGCCTGCCGGCGGTCGATCCGATCCGCAACGGCGTTGGCGCCATCGTCGATAATATGGACATCTGATCCGACAATCGGCGAAGCATAAGGGGAAGTTTGATGTACCGGTCGGTCTCGGTCAGACGAGAAAAGTGGCCCTTGCAGGGCGTCTTCCGGATTTCCCGCGGCGCGCGGACGGAATCGGAAGTGATCGTGGTCGAGATCGCCGGCGACGATGTCGACGGCCTCGGCGAATGCTTCCCCTATGCCCGCTACGGCGAGACGCTGGACAGCGTGACGGCGCAGATCGAGTCCGTCGCGGGCGAGATCGCCAACGGCATGGATCGGGAGGGGCTTCTCTCGGCCCTGCCGCCGGGCGCGGCCCGCAATGCGATCGATTGCGCACTCTGGGATTTCGAGGCGAAGAAGACCGGCAAGCGGGCGTGGGAACTCGCCGGCCTGCCGGCTCCGAAGCCCGTGACCACGGTCTATACACTCGGCGTCGACGAGCCGGAGGTGATGGGGCAGAAGGCGAAAGCCAATGCCTCCCGCCCCGT
Encoded proteins:
- a CDS encoding tripartite tricarboxylate transporter TctB family protein encodes the protein MGRLNRDTLIALVLLVFCGVMFSASFEIEVTNYGTMQSSVWPQVVLVVLTVFSLGLLGQSIVKPRTVEASAEAVPGGLGRFRNALIVYALFFLFLLSLDLLGMLLGGIGFVFLALTLLGEPSLKRVPLHLLIAVAMVGIMWSIFTFGLGVLLPDGELLQLN
- a CDS encoding tripartite tricarboxylate transporter permease produces the protein MLDHILYAFSDVFAVWNLALMTIGVTAGLIAGAIPGFTIAMAIVLTLPFTFGLSPVEGLATMIGVFVGGLSGGLMSGMLTGIPGTPSSIATTFDGFPLARGGKPGFALGLGVWSSFFGGLISAVLLVTLAPSLAVIGLEFGPWDYFSLVLFALTITASLSGENLMKGMIAGALGLFIGTVGEDEVNGVARFTFGIDDLESGFSFLPVLIGLFAFSQLLSDIQDRVKAREPLMDLSGTDGRVRVEHLAAIRTIFSRWTNLVRSSLIGVFTGVLPAAGGSISNILAYDQAKKASKTPEKFGTGIPDGIIAPESSNNATAGGALITMMALGIPGDIVTAVMLGALLIHNVQPSPTFISDNPDLAYAIFIAFFLAHFIMIAMQSVTLKLFLLVTRIPMYVLAAVILAYCAIGVFALNNIVYDIWVLFFFGVAGYILRLLGFPLAPIILGVVLGHVAELNLSRALSIDSDLMLFLSRPWSLFFLVVAAFSIAFPWYQKLRGTQSWTLAYVPALLAGVAVPMFMMEGVVRPIIGVALLAVSAYLLWRSAKAGWKVAPEGDHEVHLEET
- the dgcN gene encoding N-acetyltransferase DgcN, which gives rise to MEIRHPYLMFLGDAPDQLAAKTANGVKVWRPEWCLGQLRLPGCKADLKLPDMTIEEAAAAGVKTVILGVANRGGVIGESWMVELEKALDLGMEIASGLHTKIATIPALAEKAKAKGLGLYDVRHPKGNFSVANGKKRSGKRLLPVGTDCSVGKMFTALAIEKELHNRGVKATFRATGQTGIFIAGSGVSVDAVVADFISGAVEDLAPANDADHWDLVEGQGSLFHASYAGVTMGLIHGAQPDAMVLCHEANRPHMRGLPEYPVPSLSECIPYYLQAARLTNPDAKFVGVCINTSSLDDAAAEEFLKQASDETGLPAVDPIRNGVGAIVDNMDI